In Raphanus sativus cultivar WK10039 unplaced genomic scaffold, ASM80110v3 Scaffold0887, whole genome shotgun sequence, the genomic window tgaaacaatcagGTCGAATGTGGTACAATAGATTGAGTGAGTACTTACTAAAAGAAGGCTATAAGAATGATCAAATATGCCCATGTATATTCATTAAGAAATCGGACAAAGGCTATGTGATCATAgctgtgtatgttgatgacctGAACATACTCGGAACAACCAAAGAAATTTCCCAAACAATagagtatctcaagaaagaatttgagatgaaggaTTTGGGAAGGAAAATTTTTTGTCTAGGACTACAGATTGAACATCTAAAGGATGGAATCTTTGTGCACCAAAAGACCTATACAGAAAAGGTTCTTAAAAGATTTAATATGGATAAGTGTCATCCACTTAGCAGTCCTATGGTTGTAAGATCCCTTGGTCTTGAAACTGATCCATTCCGACCAAAGGGAGAGGATGAAGAAGTCCTAGGTCCAGAGTTCCCTTACCTCAGGCGCCTTGATGTATTTAACTACTCATACCAGGCCGGACATATGCTTTGCTGTGAGTCTACTGTCCAGATTCAGCTCATGTCCGACCATGAGACATTGGGACgggatcaaacacatcctgagatATCTACAAGGAACCAAGGATGTGGGATTGTTTTatgctaaccaaaacaaagaagatttgattggttttgctgatgcaggttacctaTCTGATCCACATTGTGCTAAGTCTCAAACTGGTTATGTTTTCACATACGGAGGCACTGCCATTTCATGGAGGTCAGTCAAGCAGACGATAGCAGCAACATCATCCAACCACTCGGAGATATTGgcaatccatgaagcaagcaggGAGTGTGTCTAGTTGAGACTTATGACACATCATGTCCGAGCAGCATGTGGGATCACAGAAGGCAAGGATGAACCGACCATCCTTTATGAAGACAACGcagcctgcatagctcagctcaaggaGGGATACATCAAGAGTGataagactaagcatgttctccccaagttcttcttcacccacaACTTACAGAAAGAAGtagaggtcaaggtactccaagtcaAGTCCAgtgagaactcagccgacctcttgcACACTCAGGAAGCTCATGCATCAGATTGGTATGCGTTCTCTGAAGGATCTTCAGGGATGATTAcatcagggggagtaatgcggctgtactctttttccttcattatggttttgtcccactagGTTTTACTTAGTAAAGTTTTAATGAGACAGTAcaccaaacgcattacaaactctagatgGCTATGGCATTCAGGGGGAGTGTTGTAAACTGGCTGGTTTGGAATGCCCATATCCGAGATTGACATGGTTTGGTTAGACCAGCCTTAAACCAAATCATACTTATCTAGTTTACTCGGTTTTGTGTTTATCTATTTCTCATGTTTatcttatgatttatttaattatgttttgggATAATGATCACTTTGTAATCGACTAATGATATGGATATGTCCAAATCATTTAGTTCCGATATATCCTTATCTTATGTAAACCGACCAGAGCTCATTATATAAGAGCTCTAGGGTTTCTCAATAATACTCACGATTTTACCTAGCCTCCACACGGCAATACCATCTTTCCAGCAGCTTAAAATCGACCAAACCTCAACAAGAACACTCGAGTTAAAACAgtttgaaagaaagaaaaatataaaatggtaaGAGCTAATTGAGTTGTTTGCAAACAAGTAGTCCAGAAGTCACCAAACCAAGGATCGAGAAGGCGCCTTGCCTTGAACGCCAAAACTCAATCCATGTCAATGGTCTTCTGATCTCAGACAAAACCTTGTCAAACTGTTGGTGGAGCTCGTCAAGACCGCCATTATTATCAATCACAATATCCGCTCTGCTTCTTTTCAAATCCAAAGACATCTGAGCCATCACTCTGTTTCTTGCATCTTCCTCACTCAGTCCATCTCTCTCCATCAGTCTATTGAGCTGTGTTTCTTGACTAACCCACACAACAACAACGGGTTTTGTCCATTTATCCATCTTAGTTTCGAACAGCAATGGGATATCGACAACTATCACTTTAGCTCCTTTGACCCATTGTTTCAGGATCTCCCAAAAGATACCAGATGATATGTACGGAGCCATTAACctaacaaagagaagaaagacaCAACACTGAGTTTCAAAACCCAATcctaataaacaaacaaaaaagaggAAACTCTCAGTTTCTTACTTGTTGAGAAGCTGGCGCTTGGAATCTGAAGAGAAGACCATCTGACCAAGCTTTGGCCGATCAACTTCTCTACTAGGAAGAAGAATCTCCTCCCCAAAAGCTGCAACTACTCTCTTCCATCCACCACTTCCTTTCTTCAGTACATTCTACAAAAAAACAACACAACCACACACATTTTGTTAACTTAGCATCTCAGATCTCTAGGTCGTAGTACAGTAGAGTTCCAAGAAAGTAAATAGGCTTTTACAAATGTTGAAACTAAACATAGATATGAcaatgaagagagagagagagag contains:
- the LOC108829325 gene encoding dephospho-CoA kinase, yielding MIDCKPVNVTTAFVYRRASRSGLFYHLRIPKSLLRFPFRRMRIVGLTGGIASGKSTVSNLFKANGIPVVDADVIARNVLKKGSGGWKRVVAAFGEEILLPSREVDRPKLGQMVFSSDSKRQLLNKLMAPYISSGIFWEILKQWVKGAKVIVVDIPLLFETKMDKWTKPVVVVWVSQETQLNRLMERDGLSEEDARNRVMAQMSLDLKRSRADIVIDNNGGLDELHQQFDKVLSEIRRPLTWIEFWRSRQGAFSILGLVTSGLLVCKQLN